Genomic DNA from Cololabis saira isolate AMF1-May2022 chromosome 20, fColSai1.1, whole genome shotgun sequence:
ggggctcacagcctggggtgccttctggcggtgctggacccccccggggagggggaaacggtgcgagATTATGCGtctttgtcggtgagaatgcggtgcgGAAGGGTccatggaggatttggaccTCCATTGGCAGAACAACaaaattttataatttattgatattattactatacaaagatggttattaatattattattatattattattatcattattattgttatcattattgtggttagtatattattattattattacaatagATACTGCatagatgaatgaatggatgaatgaatgaatgggatgcctgggtctggggccctccgttgtcgggcccgcacaggtgtcgccctgttggggggttccctctctccgggcccgtctccggtcccccccgctgcctctgcggcgggcgcccctctggtcctggagggccactttcaagggggcgggtgcgcctgcccgcgtcggcggccggggcggctctgtctctccgggcaggctggcccctcgccgggtgggggtcattggcctggagggtgagggcctcctggccacgtgacCGGCCCGGGTGGCCGGCAATTCCCTGGGTCGCGATCCGCTgctgcgggatccctggctgcttcttcccgtgtcgtgggggccccgcccgcgggtctactcggccgccgccggggggggggcctcgctggcggtgggttgcctcccgccctctactcgccctctgtggggttgctggtggcctgggttccgggttcttccttgtcggcctctggtctcccgggtggcggggttgctcccccccctcccccactatagatacacttcaggtggacctttgtttggtttattacgcgcgcacgcgcgcgcacacacacacacacacacacacacacacacacacacacacacacacacacacacacacacacacacacacacacacacacacacacacacactggcttgtgcacctgcatgcttgctctgtagtttttggggctagttagcggtagcttagcttagactgtgatcggatctcgagatttgggtcgattgctgctcatgttttggcTTCGTGtcagttttgtgtttcgttaaagagcagatttccagtgctcgccgtgtgcctccgtgtgttcttgcctcctggattggcagtggatgtcacccctcccccacccccccacaaaaaaaaactcactgggtttgtatgcgtatatatatatatatatatatatatatatatatatatatatatatatatatatatatatatatatattaaatatagtaataatgcacacatatatgccttaggtttttaccagcatggtatcaaccattaatacgtgtgcagacaaggtagaaaaaaaaaaagatttacaatatattcttttttttatgtaaatataataacattagattttttttatattcagtgatagtttgataagtttaaaccattttgaaatgttttctaaatcatGGTTACCCTTTCCCATTAGAGATGAAAAATCATTATGTGAAATAAATACGTTTGTATCATCGGCAAAAAGTACAGGAAACAAGGAGGACAAGGCTGCGGCCAAATAATttatataaatctaaaataacaggGGCCCTAGTATAGACTCCTGGGGGACCCTGCATTTTAAGGCGGCCCTCTCTGATGATTTACCATCAATGATAACACATTGCTGACGGTTATTAATATAATTGAAAAGCCACACATGAGTAGGGATGGGAAACGAGAACcgggtcttgttgagaaccggttcccagtgtttcaattccttggaatcgtttgcctttttctgaaacgattcccttatcgattccagtcggcgcgaatgacgtcaccaagcacgttgcgcaacgtgcgcattcgcgcccagcaggaaaacacagggacaaagcggcataaacgctcgaaagtttggttacattttaccaaaaaggatgacaacagggcgacaattcttgcaatgtggacattttaccaaaggggggaaactgttaggactcggccggctgatccgctgggagcgcggagtcagccggcgtgtggtaaggctgatttatggttccgcgttacaccaacgcagagcctacggcgtatggtacgcggcgacacacaccgtacggcgtaccctacgccgtaggctctgcgtcgatttaacacggaaccataaatcatgctttagaagagccgCGCTCTCGGCCACGCGGACGAGCCGGGCGCTCCGTCGGACAGCGGAGCTcccgacacagctgcagcttgtcagctcatctatggagaagttaaagagcatataCCACTAGATGCTCCCTTCATCAAGGCAgcgaagagtatcaggccagaatagatgaatgtcaccaagcAGGGACTAAGTTTgtagtgttgaacatgttactggacattcttacaaagtaatttgttgtttttagttaatttgtacagaagaatatttattttattattattattttatattaaatacatattttactgtatattataaataattttgtggggaccccctggcaccatcgaggagcccaaggctgggggcatcttagacctcacttatattttttgttcaaagatataaaagttttatttctttgaacaaaaaagatcagagaaacaaagaaattgaaacaaagaaacaattttagtatcaactttgttttattaaaacaaagttgatactaaaattgtttcttctccttttttccaaatgagaatcgataagagaatcgataaagaatctaatcgttaagcagaatcgaaaatggaatcggaatcgaaaaaatcttatcaattcccatccctacacaTGAGTGATTCCAGCAAATCCATAGTGTAATAATTTTTGAAGAAGAATATCAAAATTAACTCTGTCAAAAGCTTTGGATAAATCAAGAAAGATTCCCAAAGcgtattcattattattgactgttgctgtttattttattttggtttatttaataataacattgtttcaagtataTTTACAGTGTCTGAGGTTCTTTATGTTCAATGTAATTCCTTCTCATAACCCCCTACTTCTGAAAGCCGTCATACTACCTATTCCCATACGGTATATGTTACATAATtgtggcgagccagccaggagaagGTTATTGATTAACGTAAAGGTACCATCAACTTAAAGATGGAGGTATTTGAAAATTTCAAAATTCCAAATGCAATGTTGGTAAATGGAGTCTAAAATGTGAAGATTTGATAGTTAGGATGTTTAGTTCAAATGATGAAATGTTTGTAGAGAGAAAGCATACAGACCTGCCACAGCCAGTGATGTGCACCTCACTGTCTGTGGcaaagtgctgctttaaactgtGGGTGTGGTGTAGTGGAATCACTGAGTGGAACCTGGTGTGAGTGATtaagtgagtgagtgagctgGTGAGCTGGTGAGTGTAGTAGAGTGGGTAACACACACTTTTTTAGTAGTGCAGTGGCACAACCACATTTTAACACTGGGTTACACAGTGTGAATTTTATCAACCAATTGAAGTATAGCCATTTCTGTGGAATGTTTTTTCCTAAATCCATATTGGTGTTTATACAGATGGAGGACATCAACGTCTCTGCTGATAAAgcagtggaggacagtgagaaGAGCTTCAACGAGGTGATCCGTCTCCTCCAGAAAAGAAGCTCCgatgtgaagcagcaggtcAGATCCCAGCAGAAACACGAAGTGAGTCGAGTCAAAGATCTTCAGGAGAAACTGCAGCAGGAGAGcactgacctgaagaggagagaagcTGAGCTGGAGAAACTCTCAGACACAGAGGACCACAACCAGTTTATCCACAACTACCCCTCACCGTCACCCCTCAGTGAGTCCACACACTCATCCAGCATCCAGATTCGTCCTCTCAGGTACTTTGAGGAAGTGACAGCAGCTGTGTCAGAGACCAGAGAGAAACTACAGGATATCCTGAGAGAGACGTGGACAAACATCTCACTGTCAGTGGCTGAagtggatgttttactgtcggaaccagaaccaaagaCCAGAGATGAATTCTTGAACTATTCACGAGAcatcactctggatccaaacacagcaAACTCATATCTGTTATTATCTAACGGGAACAGAAAAGTAGCAGTAATGAGAGAAAACCAGTCTTATTGTGATCATCCAGATAGATTCAGTGTTTACGAGCAGGTCCTGAGTAAAGAGAGTCTGACTGGTCGgtgttactgggaggtggaggtgagaggaggaggaatcTGTGTAGCCGTTTCCTACAACAACATCAGCAGAGCCGGATGTTTGTACGACAGTGGGTTTGGATTCAATGACCGGTCCTGGTCTCTCCGCTGCGACACAAACGGTTACATGATGCGGCACGACAACGTCTTCGCTCTCGTCTCCGGTCCTGCTTCCACCAGAGTTGGAGTTTTCCTGGACCACGGAGCGGGtcttctgtccttctacagcgtctctgagACCAggaccctcctccacagagtccagacctccttCACCCAGCCGCTCCACGCCGGACTCTGGCTCCTGGATTGTGGCGTTTCTGCTGAGCTCGTCAAAGTCCCAGAAGTGATTACTGGGTGATTACAGAGTTTTATGTTTAGAAACTAGATTTATTTGTCTTATCTCTGGGTGTAACTGTTTACGACCGTTGGGAACGTCTCCAGTGTTTGACAACTAACCTGGACTTTAAAAGTGGGATGTCAGACATTCATTTACTCAGATAAATACTCTAAAgtatgaatagaatagaagagaatagaatactttccagtgcaagacagtgcaaacagatacaagaaatataaataatataaaaaggttaaggtgcatttttaaatagtcaaatcaagacctgagatcctatctacagataattacacatatttacacatgcggtggaatattgcacagataggccggtactagtactagtaccagAACTACAGGTCAgtatatttggtacagaaataTCGGCTCAAACAAACTTAAATGATTGAAAAACTTTGTTTGTGTCTTTTACAGAACAAGAATGTGATGCGAGTTAAAGCGATCGACACAATAAAACATTGATAATTAATTTCATGAAACAA
This window encodes:
- the LOC133420207 gene encoding tripartite motif-containing protein 16-like isoform X1, translating into MDEHKGHETERREKQKELEVSRQQIQQRIQDREKDVELLQQEMEDINVSADKAVEDSEKSFNEVIRLLQKRSSDVKQQVRSQQKHEVSRVKDLQEKLQQESTDLKRREAELEKLSDTEDHNQFIHNYPSPSPLSESTHSSSIQIRPLRYFEEVTAAVSETREKLQDILRETWTNISLSVAEVDVLLSEPEPKTRDEFLNYSRDITLDPNTANSYLLLSNGNRKVAVMRENQSYCDHPDRFSVYEQVLSKESLTGRCYWEVEVRGGGICVAVSYNNISRAGCLYDSGFGFNDRSWSLRCDTNGYMMRHDNVFALVSGPASTRVGVFLDHGAGLLSFYSVSETRTLLHRVQTSFTQPLHAGLWLLDCGVSAELVKVPEVITG
- the LOC133420207 gene encoding tripartite motif-containing protein 16-like isoform X2 → MDEHKGHETERREKQKELEMEDINVSADKAVEDSEKSFNEVIRLLQKRSSDVKQQVRSQQKHEVSRVKDLQEKLQQESTDLKRREAELEKLSDTEDHNQFIHNYPSPSPLSESTHSSSIQIRPLRYFEEVTAAVSETREKLQDILRETWTNISLSVAEVDVLLSEPEPKTRDEFLNYSRDITLDPNTANSYLLLSNGNRKVAVMRENQSYCDHPDRFSVYEQVLSKESLTGRCYWEVEVRGGGICVAVSYNNISRAGCLYDSGFGFNDRSWSLRCDTNGYMMRHDNVFALVSGPASTRVGVFLDHGAGLLSFYSVSETRTLLHRVQTSFTQPLHAGLWLLDCGVSAELVKVPEVITG